The stretch of DNA GGCGGGGACAGGCTCTCACACGATCCAGAAGATGTACGGCTGCGAGGTCGGGGCGGACGGACGCCTCCTCCGCGGGTACAGGCAGTTCGCCTATGACGGCACTGACTACATCGCCCTGAATGAGGACCTGCGCTCCTGGACCGCGGCCGACATGGCGGCTCAGAAGACCAAGCGCAAGTGGGAGGCTGCGGGTGATGCTGAGCACTACAGGGCCTACCTGGAGGGCACGTGCGTGGAGTGGCTGCACAGATACCTGGAGATGGGAAAGGAAACTCTGAAGAGAGCAGGTGCGCGGGGCTGGGAGGGGCCGCCCTCACCCACCTCCCCGGGCTGGGGAGGCAAGGAGGGGAGGAAAGTGGGAGCCAGGCCAGTGTCCCCCTCTCCTGATGGCCACAGCAGGGACGTCCACCTGGGTTTGAGGTTCAGAGCCAGAGATCCGCTGTTCCCTCTGGAGAAGAGGGACCTGGGGACGGACAGGGGTAAGGCAGAGAAAGTTCTTGAAATAACTCTGTTGGTGCCCTGGACTCCACCAAGGCTTTGTGATCATCACCCCTCTCAGGCCTGTCCTCAGCCTCAagccagtgtcctgggaggtttcATTCCAGGCTATCTTCCCCTCAGAGACCTGGGCCCTCCTACCCTAGCCAGATACCTGATTCTACTACTTTCCAAACACTAGAGTATCTCACTGTCTATATCCAGGCCAGGTCAGGGTTTTGACTTCCTCCACCACCCCATTCTGCAGTCCACTCTCAGGAAGGTCACTGAGTGTAACTTTAGTGTCAGGGGAAGAACATGAAAGGCCTGAATTTTGCAAATCTTCCCTCAGACCCACCCACAGCACATGTGACTCACCACCCAGTCTCTGACCAGAAGGCCACCCtgaggtgctgggccctgggcttctACCCCAAGGACATCACACTCACCTGGCAGCGAGATGGGAAGGACCTGACCCAGGACACTGAACTGGTGGAGACCAGGCCTGCAGGGGATGGAACCTTCCAGAAGTGGGCAGCTGTGCTGGTGCCTTCTGGAGAGGAACAGAGTTACACATGCCACGTGGAGCATGAGGGGCTGCCTGAGACCCTCACCCTGAGATGGGgtaaggagggcaggagggcagagcctTCAGCAGGGACGGGGCTGAGCCTGGTGTCAGAGCCCCttattttctcttcccttctcagagcctcctcagcccactgtgcccatgtggggagtCATCGCTGGCCTGGTTCTCCTGGCAGCTG from Ochotona princeps isolate mOchPri1 chromosome 1, mOchPri1.hap1, whole genome shotgun sequence encodes:
- the LOC101527525 gene encoding patr class I histocompatibility antigen, B-2 alpha chain-like isoform X2, with amino-acid sequence MGSMAPRTLLLLLAGALARTETRAGSHSMNYFHTSVSRPDLGKPRFISVGYVDDTQFVRFDSDAENPRMEPRTAWIRQVDQVDQEYWDQETQISKNNEQVYRESLNNLRGYYNQSEAGSHTIQKMYGCEVGADGRLLRGYRQFAYDGTDYIALNEDLRSWTAADMAAQKTKRKWEAAGDAEHYRAYLEGTCVEWLHRYLEMGKETLKRADPPTAHVTHHPVSDQKATLRCWALGFYPKDITLTWQRDGKDLTQDTELVETRPAGDGTFQKWAAVLVPSGEEQSYTCHVEHEGLPETLTLRWEPPQPTVPMWGVIAGLVLLAAVLTGAVVTVVMMKRRRSGGKGGNYTKASGGDSSQGSDSSLGV
- the LOC101527525 gene encoding patr class I histocompatibility antigen, B-2 alpha chain-like isoform X6; amino-acid sequence: MGSMAPRTLLLLLAGALARTETRAGSHSMNYFHTSVSRPDLGKPRFISVGYVDDTQFVRFDSDAENPRMEPRTAWIRQVDQVDQEYWDQETQISKNNEQVYRESLNNLRGYYNQSEAGSHTIQKMYGCEVGADGRLLRGYRQFAYDGTDYIALNEDLRSWTAADMAAQKTKRKWEAAGDAEHYRAYLEGTCVEWLHRYLEMGKETLKRADPPTAHVTHHPVSDQKATLRCWALGFYPKDITLTWQRDGKDLTQDTELVETRPAGDGTFQKWAAVLVPSGEEQSYTCHVEHEGLPETLTLRWEPPQPTVPMWGVIAGLVLLAAVLTGAVVTVVMMKRRRSGGKGGNYTKASV